Below is a genomic region from Erigeron canadensis isolate Cc75 chromosome 7, C_canadensis_v1, whole genome shotgun sequence.
CCTCCTTAGCTGGGTACTCCTTTCAGCATGAGTCTCCAACTCTTTTCCCCTAGTTCTCTCTCCCTCAAGCTCTTTTTTGAGCTCGCCAACCCTAGCCTCACTAACTCCCAACTTGGATCTAAGTCGTTGAACCTCTTGCTCCAAGCACCGTTtgtcatctttttctttctccacTTCAAGCAAAGAATCAGAAAGGTTACTATATACCATACTCATCTCAGACTCCAATCCATCAATCTTCTTCTTCAGCATGACAAGCTCCCTCAAAAAATTGTCCCTCATGACAGCCCCAGCATTAAAAGAAAGTGCGGCATGAGTATCATACAACTGCATAAAATAACAAgtgatattaaaataataataataaaataaaataaagtaaagtgATGAAAATTAACGTACCCTAGCCAAATGGGTGAGGGAAAGAAAGCTAGTCTCTGCAGCAAAAAGCGGGGGAACCACTGAGTCTGCATAATGTCTCGCTACCTCGGGATCTCTCAAATCATCTTTAAGTTTGAGAGATGGAGGATACACATAATAATCATTACCCAAACCCCTACGAAACTCATGGGTAGGGTGAGGAAGAAGGGTGGAACCCGCTCAACTTGGAGGAAAGCTAAAGGTACGAGTGGAATCATCATAGCCCAGATTAAAAGCACTGGCACGCCTTAAATCGTTCCATTCATCAGCAGTGATACTCTGAAGAGTAGGATATTCAGTACAATGAAATCCTACACGTCTCATAGGCTCAAGGTCATTGATAGTCTCCTCCAAGCCACCACCCGCAAATGACAAGCGGAGAGGACCCATGGAATTAGaagtaaaagaagaagaagtaaaGCTCTTAAAGGCTTCAAAGGGAGGCATTGAACGTTTCGGGGGAGGACTAATAAGATCACCCCCACCCCTTTTTCCAGAAGGACTACCT
It encodes:
- the LOC122608736 gene encoding uncharacterized protein LOC122608736, whose translation is MRDNFLRELVMLKKKIDGLESEMSMVYSNLSDSLLEVEKEKDDKRCLEQEVQRLRSKLGVSEARVGELKKELEGERTRGKELETHAERSTQLRRDTLLAFPRLFRLVMDHPDVMGVLCGFYRAAVAVGRHSATLDLVGVHPSIDPTSLPFYDESIPDKARKAKAAFVEKSFPILDAIVKDPGASLKDI